The following proteins come from a genomic window of Phnomibacter ginsenosidimutans:
- a CDS encoding class I SAM-dependent methyltransferase, whose protein sequence is MIGKKHEYALMHESETNFWWYKHLQQQVLHSIEHYFLQQKNIDILDAGCGTGGLLVKLQQQQYNNLHALDASSDAVNFAREKTGLPNIVYGYLQEVGQHFYGRQFDVICCMDVFTYLIDEEIVSVLQQFTGLLKPGGIIITNNNAFKAFKGTHDYHVGVIKRFTAKDLQQYAANADLQVLENRYWNFLLSPLVWTIRKWKLLLHHTGIKSADHIQSDIAMPAAAVNNCCFSLLQFERKWLRNPPLGYQCFYSITTQTIGMLLHLLTGILLIAGFGLVGWLLHSQRIRLSVALLGNTLLLLIFRLCYIATIETGPDASIWLASAQTVSKLSDPVWSLLTTNEGRPLTVLPLVLLHKIGMPLTYVWADVAGILMYAGAFAIAASLMAKLTNALQAWQLSCILFATLATVSIIDYTSYNCQAPSLLITMYCLHLLHDIWQQSVKRYHTVLLGILLGSLPLFKFQNAPAGMLIGVAACALFLFRKQWQQLILIAATALLPVALVAFFFWQRGLWADFMNDYFNNYFFYAYTEDYAGDSYWHRYSPRRVFSFLLRTTDSAILIAGAFGMLAIAILQAKRKAFSNVPQWFLLLFLLANFYAVIQSGWNTPHYLFYIWIPPLLQIAAITQEQRKWLLAGATPDHHWAGNGQPNVAQTSQH, encoded by the coding sequence ATGATCGGCAAGAAGCATGAGTATGCATTGATGCATGAATCAGAAACGAATTTCTGGTGGTACAAACACTTGCAGCAACAAGTGCTGCACAGCATTGAGCATTACTTCTTGCAGCAAAAAAACATTGATATTTTAGATGCAGGCTGTGGCACAGGAGGACTGTTGGTAAAGTTGCAGCAACAACAGTACAACAATCTGCATGCGTTAGATGCCTCTTCAGACGCTGTGAACTTTGCCCGTGAAAAAACGGGATTGCCCAATATTGTGTATGGCTACCTACAAGAAGTGGGACAGCATTTTTACGGTCGACAGTTCGATGTGATTTGCTGTATGGATGTGTTCACGTATTTAATTGATGAAGAGATTGTTTCGGTATTGCAACAGTTTACTGGCTTATTGAAGCCTGGCGGCATCATCATCACCAACAACAATGCTTTTAAAGCATTTAAAGGCACACACGACTACCACGTGGGTGTCATCAAACGTTTTACAGCGAAAGACCTTCAGCAATATGCAGCGAATGCCGACCTACAAGTATTGGAAAACCGTTATTGGAATTTCTTGCTTTCACCATTGGTATGGACCATTCGCAAGTGGAAATTATTGCTACACCATACAGGCATCAAATCAGCCGATCACATCCAGTCTGATATTGCCATGCCAGCTGCTGCTGTAAACAACTGCTGTTTCTCACTGCTACAGTTTGAACGCAAATGGCTGCGCAATCCTCCTTTGGGGTACCAGTGTTTTTACAGTATTACAACACAAACCATAGGCATGCTTCTACACCTACTTACCGGAATATTGTTGATTGCAGGCTTTGGTCTTGTTGGCTGGCTATTGCATTCACAACGCATTCGACTTTCTGTAGCCTTGTTGGGCAACACCTTGCTATTGCTCATTTTTCGGTTGTGCTATATCGCTACAATTGAAACAGGGCCAGATGCATCTATTTGGTTGGCATCCGCACAAACTGTAAGCAAATTGTCCGATCCGGTTTGGTCATTACTCACTACCAATGAAGGCCGGCCGCTGACGGTATTGCCTCTTGTATTGCTGCACAAAATAGGCATGCCACTCACGTATGTGTGGGCCGATGTAGCAGGCATACTCATGTACGCAGGTGCATTTGCAATAGCCGCATCATTGATGGCTAAATTGACAAATGCATTGCAAGCCTGGCAATTGAGCTGCATCTTGTTTGCCACACTCGCCACCGTTAGTATCATTGATTATACCAGCTACAATTGTCAGGCTCCGTCACTGTTGATTACAATGTATTGCCTGCATCTGCTGCATGACATTTGGCAGCAATCCGTTAAACGTTATCATACAGTCTTGTTGGGAATATTGCTGGGCAGTTTGCCGTTGTTCAAGTTTCAAAACGCACCCGCAGGTATGCTTATTGGTGTTGCTGCCTGTGCCTTATTTCTTTTCCGCAAGCAATGGCAACAACTCATATTGATTGCTGCAACAGCATTATTACCCGTAGCATTGGTAGCTTTCTTTTTTTGGCAGCGGGGTTTGTGGGCCGATTTCATGAACGATTATTTCAACAACTATTTCTTTTACGCATACACCGAAGACTATGCAGGCGATAGCTACTGGCACCGGTATTCACCACGTAGAGTATTCAGCTTCTTATTGCGTACTACTGATTCGGCAATATTGATTGCAGGTGCATTTGGCATGCTCGCCATAGCAATACTACAAGCAAAACGAAAAGCATTCAGTAATGTGCCACAATGGTTTTTACTACTCTTTTTATTGGCTAATTTTTACGCTGTTATCCAAAGTGGATGGAACACACCGCACTACCTTTTTTACATCTGGATTCCACCGCTCTTGCAGATAGCTGCCATTACTCAAGAACAACGAAAGTGGTTGTTGGCAGGCGCAACACCTGATCATCATTGGGCAGGTAATGGTCAACCAAATGTGGCGCAAACAAGCCAACACTAA
- a CDS encoding glycosyltransferase family 2 protein, with amino-acid sequence MLLSVIIPVYNSEHTIGPLVDLLQSSLHHTSFEIVLVNDGSRDRSGKIIMQLAKQYPNVQAISLRRNFGEFNTVMCGLNHCKGDYATIIDDDFQNPPTEILKLLQKAQQDDLDVVYANYGKKEHSLFRNMGSRLFNWLISQLMDKPKHLYLSSFKVISRPVIDEIIRYKGPYPFIDGLIFAVTRNVDSQLVDHQKRKEGKSNYSIRRLVSLFLNMFIICSPRPLRILFMSGWLFIALGLLAVVFETILLWFFEEYYKAEHIVWITLVLVMGLQFFAMGLLGEYLGKIMMTQNGWPQYVIKQQSGKDDRQEA; translated from the coding sequence ATGTTGTTATCCGTTATTATTCCTGTTTACAATAGTGAGCATACCATTGGTCCGCTGGTGGATTTGCTGCAATCATCACTTCACCATACCTCATTTGAAATTGTACTGGTAAATGATGGCAGCCGCGACCGCAGCGGAAAAATCATTATGCAACTGGCGAAGCAATACCCCAATGTGCAAGCCATTTCTTTGCGTAGAAATTTTGGTGAGTTCAATACCGTGATGTGTGGCCTTAATCATTGCAAAGGCGATTATGCCACTATTATTGATGACGATTTTCAGAACCCACCCACTGAAATTTTAAAGCTCTTGCAAAAAGCACAGCAAGACGATTTGGATGTGGTATATGCCAACTATGGCAAAAAAGAACATTCCCTCTTTCGCAATATGGGGAGCCGGTTGTTCAATTGGCTCATCAGTCAACTGATGGACAAACCGAAGCATTTGTATCTCTCAAGCTTCAAGGTCATCAGCCGCCCGGTGATTGATGAAATCATTCGCTACAAAGGGCCGTACCCTTTTATTGACGGACTCATTTTTGCAGTCACCCGCAACGTTGACAGCCAACTGGTCGATCATCAAAAAAGAAAGGAAGGCAAAAGCAATTACAGCATCCGTCGGTTGGTGTCGTTGTTTCTCAATATGTTCATCATCTGCAGTCCGCGTCCGTTACGTATTTTATTCATGTCGGGTTGGTTGTTTATTGCACTCGGCTTATTGGCCGTTGTGTTCGAAACCATTCTGCTTTGGTTTTTTGAAGAATACTACAAAGCAGAACACATTGTTTGGATTACGCTGGTGCTGGTAATGGGCCTGCAGTTTTTTGCGATGGGATTGCTGGGCGAATACCTGGGCAAAATCATGATGACACAAAATGGCTGGCCACAGTATGTAATTAAGCAACAAAGCGGAAAAGATGATCGGCAAGAAGCATGA
- a CDS encoding RNA polymerase sigma factor, which produces MHLDDKTLLAQFAEPALRERAYTAIIKKYQEKLYWHIRRMVIEHEDTNDVLQNVFVKVWNALANFREDSQLYTWLYRIATNESISFLEQKKRKTAAVSLSDEESSYDFENSIKADKHFDSTRLEWRLQLAINQLPEKQRLVFNLRYYDEMPYEEMSKMLGTTTGALKASYHHAAKKIEEYILKHA; this is translated from the coding sequence ATGCACCTCGACGACAAAACATTACTGGCGCAGTTTGCCGAACCTGCTCTGCGGGAACGGGCTTATACTGCCATCATCAAAAAATACCAGGAGAAGCTCTACTGGCACATTCGCCGCATGGTGATTGAACACGAAGACACCAACGACGTGCTGCAAAATGTGTTTGTAAAAGTGTGGAATGCCCTGGCCAATTTTCGGGAAGACAGCCAACTGTACACCTGGTTGTACCGCATTGCCACCAATGAAAGCATCAGCTTTTTGGAGCAGAAAAAACGCAAGACCGCCGCTGTAAGCCTCAGCGATGAGGAAAGCAGCTACGACTTTGAAAACAGCATCAAGGCCGACAAACATTTTGACAGCACCCGGTTGGAATGGCGCCTGCAATTGGCCATCAACCAATTGCCCGAAAAACAACGGTTGGTATTTAACCTGCGCTACTACGATGAAATGCCTTACGAAGAAATGAGCAAGATGCTGGGCACCACCACCGGTGCATTAAAAGCCAGCTACCACCATGCCGCTAAAAAAATTGAAGAATACATTTTAAAACACGCCTGA
- a CDS encoding helix-turn-helix transcriptional regulator — protein MPGGIIKQLREKKGMKQDAVAMEMGISQAAYSKIENNLTELTVRHCKALSRIFGENVYDYFDDEFEIHRLKRKKQTLGNQQLIEEVA, from the coding sequence ATGCCTGGAGGAATCATCAAACAACTGAGAGAAAAAAAGGGGATGAAACAAGATGCTGTGGCCATGGAAATGGGTATTTCGCAGGCCGCTTACAGCAAAATTGAAAACAACCTCACCGAGCTTACGGTAAGACATTGCAAAGCACTCAGCCGCATTTTTGGCGAAAATGTGTATGACTACTTTGACGATGAGTTTGAAATTCATCGGCTGAAACGCAAAAAACAAACCTTGGGCAACCAGCAACTGATAGAAGAAGTGGCTTAA
- a CDS encoding transketolase family protein — translation MPQLSDIVVQNEKETRGGFGEGIYEAGKRNPKVVALTADLAGSLKLGPFIKDFPERFVQVGIAEANMMGIAAGLTIGGYIPYTTTFANFSTGRVYDQIRQSIAYSHKNVKICASHAGLTLGEDGATHQILEDIGLMKMLPGMTVIVPCDFNQTKAATMAIAEYEGPVYLRFGRPKWPNFTAEDGSDFVIGKAQLLAEGTDVSIFACGHLVWKTIEAARALQAEGISAEVINIHTIKPLDSEAIIASISKTGCAVTAEEHNVLGGLGDSVAQVAARNKPVPIEFVGTNDTFGESGKPADLLKKYGLDTPNIVAAAKKAIARK, via the coding sequence ATGCCCCAGTTATCTGATATAGTAGTACAAAATGAAAAAGAAACCCGTGGTGGTTTTGGTGAAGGCATTTACGAAGCCGGAAAGCGCAACCCCAAAGTGGTAGCCCTCACGGCCGACCTCGCCGGCTCTTTGAAGCTCGGTCCTTTCATCAAAGACTTTCCGGAGCGTTTTGTACAAGTGGGCATTGCCGAAGCCAATATGATGGGCATTGCAGCTGGCCTTACCATTGGCGGCTACATTCCCTACACCACTACGTTTGCCAACTTTAGCACCGGCCGTGTGTACGATCAAATTCGCCAGAGCATTGCCTACAGCCACAAGAATGTAAAAATATGCGCCAGCCACGCTGGACTTACACTGGGCGAAGACGGTGCCACTCACCAAATACTGGAAGACATTGGCCTGATGAAAATGCTGCCCGGCATGACGGTGATTGTGCCTTGCGATTTCAACCAAACCAAGGCTGCCACCATGGCCATTGCCGAATACGAAGGCCCTGTATACCTGCGTTTTGGCCGCCCCAAGTGGCCCAACTTTACCGCCGAAGACGGCAGCGATTTTGTGATTGGCAAAGCACAGCTGCTGGCAGAAGGTACCGATGTTTCCATTTTTGCCTGCGGCCACCTGGTGTGGAAAACCATTGAAGCTGCCCGTGCATTGCAAGCTGAAGGCATTTCTGCCGAAGTCATCAATATTCACACCATCAAGCCGCTGGATAGTGAAGCCATCATTGCCAGCATAAGCAAAACCGGCTGTGCAGTAACTGCCGAAGAGCACAATGTGCTCGGTGGTCTGGGCGACAGCGTAGCACAGGTAGCTGCCCGCAATAAGCCTGTACCCATTGAGTTTGTTGGTACCAACGATACTTTTGGCGAAAGTGGTAAGCCTGCTGATTTGCTGAAAAAATACGGTTTGGATACACCCAACATCGTAGCAGCAGCCAAGAAGGCCATTGCCAGAAAATAA
- the galE gene encoding UDP-glucose 4-epimerase GalE, translated as MPKILVTGGCGYIGSHTIVDLIENGFDVISIDDNSRSTTYLLEGVEKITGRKIKNYKVDLCSFEETRAVFEENPDVSGIIHFAAYKAVGESVEKPLLYFENNIISLINLLKCTREFAIQHFVFSSSCTVYGSPDSIPVTEASPVKPAESPYGLTKQMGEQMIAEVAKLGTTKCILLRYFNPVGAHPSTLIGELPLGKPANLVPAITQTAIGKLPMMHVHGSDYDTRDGSCIRDFIHICDIAHAHTLAIQRLMSGASQQQLDVFNLGTGNGVTVLEAIHAFEKVSGVQLNYTMGPRRPGDIVAIYANNEKAVTELGWNCQYNLDDMMSSAWQWEQRIRQDETLQGMQQAFLN; from the coding sequence ATGCCAAAAATTCTTGTTACTGGTGGCTGCGGCTACATAGGCTCACACACCATCGTCGATTTAATTGAAAACGGGTTTGACGTAATTTCTATAGATGACAATAGCCGGAGCACTACTTACCTGCTCGAAGGCGTTGAAAAAATTACCGGTCGTAAAATCAAAAACTATAAAGTAGACCTCTGCAGTTTTGAAGAAACACGGGCAGTGTTTGAAGAAAACCCGGATGTTTCGGGCATCATTCATTTTGCAGCGTACAAGGCCGTGGGCGAATCCGTAGAAAAGCCATTGCTTTATTTTGAGAACAATATTATTTCACTCATCAATTTGCTGAAATGCACCCGTGAGTTTGCCATTCAGCATTTTGTATTCTCTTCGTCTTGCACGGTCTACGGCAGTCCCGATAGCATTCCGGTGACGGAAGCATCGCCGGTAAAACCTGCCGAAAGCCCGTATGGCCTTACCAAGCAAATGGGCGAACAAATGATAGCCGAAGTAGCCAAACTGGGTACTACCAAATGCATTTTGCTGCGGTATTTCAATCCGGTAGGTGCGCATCCTTCTACCCTCATTGGCGAACTGCCACTGGGCAAGCCGGCCAACCTGGTACCGGCTATTACGCAAACAGCCATTGGCAAATTACCCATGATGCATGTACATGGCAGCGACTACGATACCCGTGACGGCAGCTGCATCCGCGATTTCATCCACATCTGCGATATTGCGCATGCACACACATTGGCCATTCAACGGCTGATGAGCGGCGCCAGCCAGCAGCAACTGGATGTATTCAATCTTGGTACCGGCAATGGCGTAACAGTGCTCGAAGCCATCCACGCTTTTGAAAAAGTGAGCGGTGTACAACTCAACTATACCATGGGCCCACGCCGCCCCGGTGATATTGTAGCCATTTATGCCAACAATGAAAAAGCCGTAACCGAGCTGGGCTGGAACTGCCAATACAATCTTGATGATATGATGAGCAGTGCCTGGCAATGGGAGCAGCGCATACGGCAGGACGAAACCCTGCAAGGCATGCAGCAAGCTTTTTTGAACTAA